The Branchiostoma floridae strain S238N-H82 chromosome 12, Bfl_VNyyK, whole genome shotgun sequence genome segment CTAGGCAGGTCCTGGAAACAGCcatgattatgtacatgtatacggaaCATTTTGCTCATTCAGttacctactagtactagtagacaAAAACTAAGCATATCCCTGTACTTAAGTTTTACATCATTTATCACTTTGAAGCTGACAATATcactataaaaaaagaaaaaaaaactacacacaaattcaaactgttttctttttgattaGTAGTCAGACtggacattttcatttttttcaagtaTACAAATTCTAGTTCTACCCTGCCTATGCAATCTCTATAGCCTGTGTCTatgaaaatcaaacaaattctCATGATGAAACAGATAATATAAATTATAATTGCATTTTGTCTGTTTGGTTTACAGTATTTTCAACACTTGCCTCTTCCACTATGTACATTGTCAGAGTTTGTAAGAGGAGAATTTAAAAAGGCTTTTAAATAGGCAGCACAGAAAGCTTGTCAACATGATTTGTGAATGATGTATGACACACACACGTTTGGTTTGTCATGTGTCTGTCACCTTTCCCTCCCCCACCCGTGCGCCTTATCAATAGCAGCCATTTTGTCaaacaatatgataaatatCTCCTTCACAATCAAACAGTTGTAACGTCTGGAACACAACAAAGTCTAAGATAACTAGTCAAAAGTATGCAAAGGGTTTAAAAAAACGATAATCCAGTCAGAAACAAAAGGCCTTCATTCGCATTAAAGGTTTCAATGGCAAAGTTTGCGAACACTACCGACAAACTGTCAATATTTGTCTGTTTTGGGCACACATATTACTTTACTCTATCGCCGTATGTCGAATGGCGGACTTCCAGACGATATATCACCAAATCTTGAGAGGGTAAATACGTGACACAAGCTACGCAGTTTCTTCGTATGTTTCTCACAGAACGCAGAGTTAGGTGAGGAAGATCGCAGTGAAGAAAGTTCGAGAAATATAACGGTACACAGACAGGTTTAGCTAGCGGCGCCCGAGGGTTTGGACTCTAACGTTACGGCGCGATACGAAAATTTGTCCACAGAGTGAGTCAGACGACATATCGCACCCGAGTTTTCCATCGTTTTCTCCAACATCACATCACTAACACTTCAGTATGACATCAGATATAGCTACATATACATATTTCTGACGTGCAGGAGACAAATTTGACGGAAAATACTGAGGTACTAACCGATTTTAACCCGTAAAGTTTCCACAACTCGCACCTCCCCCTCACCGAGGCCCGCCATGTTATCCTTCGTGTCACGTGACTAACAACCATACCGCATACGTATCAGATCATCTCATTGGTCAGAAATTTCTGCTGAATTTCTCAACTTATCGTTGATTGGTTTGATTAATAGTAATACCATAAAGTATTTTACTAAAAGAAATAGAATTTTTTGATGCAGTAAACTTATCGGAATATATCTAAGTAACGTGATAGGTATACAATGGCCATTTCAACAAGCTCGTTAAATAGAATCAAAAGTGTATATTTCTACGACTCGTTAGGCGGCACACCCCTGATAACTAATGTGATGGTCCAACATGGCCGAATGAAGTAGATGAAGAAGCTCTCcagtgttttgttgttgtacttCTCGAATTTTCTCGCTGTCTCTGATCCTACAGCACCGACTGCAGGCTATAAAGGTACGTCTAGACTATAAAGTACAACGTCGTTTCGAGAAATATACATTCCTGTCAGGATATCGTCCTGAAATAAGCCTTCGTTTTAGTCGACGTGCGCCAAAAATTTCTTCTGGCCTTGGACTCGTTTCTATATCTTCTGTTGCGTCCTTGGTTGTCCCACTTGCAAATATATCTGACCGAGTTCTGACGAGACCATGCTTGCGTATTGCAACAAATTCAAGATCTGTAAATCCTGCTTTCCTTCCAAAATGTCGTAAAGGGTTTAGACAATCTCGAAGAATCATCATAGCAGCACAGGGCCAGGGTACCAAATTGTGGTTGGTTGGCCTTGAACATAGCTAGCGGCCTTGATAaatagtaaggaattgaaagactTAGATTACTAGCAATATTTTTCGAAACTAAGTTGATGAGATAAAAGTTAAAGGCAGTGAAATTTTATTATCTTCTAATTGATATGTGCAGAGATAACAAAGGGACTTTTTTTCTTGACTTTGAATCAAGGCCTTGCGCACGTGTCCTTTTTTAAAGGCCATGACCTCCAACACTGTCCTCGTTGGAATATCAGAGCTAGTAAAGAAAATTTAACACAATGATATAGTTCTTACAGCAAGTCCTTGATTCTTcttatgaatacatgtagatacatacatactaaTATATCTAAATGATATCTATATTGCGCATATGGCTGTTGGGAATCATTCATTGTTTGACATGTCAGTGTGATTTATGATTATGATGACCTTCACTGTAATCATGAACCAGTTGGACCAGGTTTTTCTTTATGCAGGACCAGCCATGCTTACAAGTACCTAACACTTGAAACAGGTTATATACTTGAATGTTGACAAAGTACATACAATATATTACAAGTTTCACaactaatactagtacatttgcATGTCTCAAACTGTCTAAGTGCCCCTGCATGTCCTTGGAggcttattacatgtacatatgatctCCTTAGGTGGCCATTTGAAACCTTGAAAAGCAAGCAGCATATAGCCTTGTGTAACCATACATGACCTCAATAGACCTTGTGTAGCCTTGGCTAATACCACCTGAAGCCTTGGATAACAAGCAGGCTAGGGGAAACGTATGACTGTACCAGTATGTGTGACATTTTTTAATTCTATACAACAATGTATGAGATATGAGATCTGGAAGGACAAGTTTTGCACAGCAAGTCTCAAGATGCTTCTGTCTGATGCAACataattttttctttttttttctttttcaacctGCAGTTGAAGCCTGAAACCTAACGATGTCGTCAGTGCATTTGCATACGGTGTCTGACCATGCATCCCTCCTGCTTATGAACTTGAACTCCATGCGTAAGAAGCACCACTTGTGTGATGTGGTACTTCGCATACAAGGTAAATCTGTACTAACTTacaatgttttcttgtcttccCTTTCCAAAATCTTTGTTTACATATGTCTTTATGTGAATtacactgtaacagtgtaaaAGTTGGAATTTTGCATTGGTTTGATTTTCACAGTTTATGATAACCTCTTCACTGCAAAGTTAAACTCACAAGAAAAATGCTTGTGAAGCTGTTGTCTCTCTACTCTTCAGCCAGCCTAGCTGGGAACCAAAGACAACACAAATTTCCTCCATACCATGAATCTAAGACTAAGTGTATCATGTTCAAAATAATATCTATTTCCCACATTTTATTCCAGACAAGCACTTCCCTGCCCACAAGGCTGTTCTTGCCGGCTGTAGCCAGTGGTTCTATGGCAAGTTTGTGGACCAGCTGTCTCCTAGACTCACCCTGACCAACTCTGCTCACACCAGCATCATCAGCCTGAATGAGCTCACCCTAAAGGGATTCGAACCTATCCTAGAGTTCGCATACACTTCTAAAATCAGGCTCACCTCCAGTAATGTATTCGACATTCTCTCAGCCGCCAGCTACCTGCAGATGCACAAGCTGATGGCTGACTGTACATCCTTCATGCGGTCTAACGTGGAGGTCAAGTTCAGAGAGCCATCGGAAAGAAGCGGTCGAGGATCAGAAGCAGAGGTGACGAGTAATTTCAGCCCTCCTCACGATGGTAGTCCTTTGCTCAATACATCCGAAGCACCAGGGACCCTCTCAGAAGAGAACATGATAGGGGAAAGAAATGATAATTCAATGGTTAGCCCGAATGGAGACTTGAATGTAAGTGAGGGTGATAAAGCACAAATCGGTGAGGATGCTGCATCCAGGTCCATGTCTGGAAGCGATAATTCACGTCCACATTCCAACCAATCATCCGCAGAGAAGCCAAGCACACTTCAGTCTCCGGGAGACAGCCCCGCCGCCCAAGAGCAGACTGTCACTGTGAAGATGGAACAGACTGATGAGGATCAGCCCACATGTGCACAAGCAGCTACAAGTCAGCGTAACTCAGTCAGCAACAGTGAGATCATGTCCAGCGAGTCCTCTGAGTTAGAACACCACTTTGGTGATGGAGAAACACCCGAGAATGATTCACACAAAAGCAACAGATCAGATCCCAACTCTCTTGGCTCTGTGGTGTACCCAGTAAGTTTGCATACTTTCGGGGGCCTCTGGCCAGACCAGTCAGAGAGAGGAGCTGCTGGGAATGCTGGGACAGAGAACACTGCTGCACAGGACACTGGGACAGAGCCTCATGATGTCATGGATCAAATGGCCACTCTGCAACAACAAGCAAGAAACTCTTTCCTTGAGTTTCAAGACAAGGAAGATTCAACctcaagtccttattttccaCCAGGATTGGAGACAGGGGAGAGCAGTAACTTAAGACACCTTCTGACAAACCAAGAACCAAGTAGTAGTGGGTCTCCTATGATTCGAGATCTTTTATCGGTGCATGCTGCGAATGCCACAAGCATGGTAGCAGCACCAAGTGTTGGGAGAGATGCCTGGTTTCACAGTCCTGAAATGGTGGCCAGTATGGGTCTAGAGGGGGTTCTAAGCACCATGTCCTCACCAATGGCAAGCAGAATGATGGCTCCAAACCCCAACAAGACCCTACAGCCTTACAGGGAAAAGAGAGtcacatgcaggtaaaaatgcTGTTGCTGGGTATAAACTTTTGTATACAAATTTACGGATAAAGTGTCACTGGTATTCATATCCCTGATTCAGAAGTATGGTAGGACATAACTATTATTCAATCATCATAAAAAAGATACAACAAATGATGTCTTTTTTGACTGGTATacctgatacatgtactgtttttttccCCAGCATCTGTAAGAGCCAGTTTAACATGATCGGTCACCTGAAGCAACACCTGCTGCAGGTGCACAGCCACTGCCCCAAGCTGTACCTGTGTGACACCTGTGGAGCTCAGGTGCAGTATTCACCTGTGTTATTCCCTCAATTATGTTTTAGGACTAAGAATAAGatgctgtgtttttttcaatGGCTTTTGGTGAAATTTGGTAAATATACTTTgaacaaacaacacattttggccccctagtggcttcctgTAGAACTGCAactgcttgtacatgtatatttttcttgTACTCAACAAATTGGCTTGATAGAATCTCTTTAAGTTtaatagcagcccgcccaacaccCGCCGGCCTCTTGGCTTGTATTTGAGTTTGTGTTACGCAGACTATGAACAAATCTTCCTTATCCATGCTAATCATTGTTCTTTTCTTCCCACCCTGTAGTTTGATGATGTTCTGAAGCTGAGTAATCACATGGTGACCCACAAAGGACGATTCAGCTGCCAGTTCTGTGGAAAACGCTGCAGCCAGCTCAGCAGTCTATATGTGAGTTCAAATTCACAGTATGTCATATAACACAGGTTCTCACTAGGGTAAGGTACAAAACGCCAACTTAAATTTTGTAAAGTATCCGTTTATAAAACACAAGTTTCAAGTCACAAATTAAATTTACAATGGACATAATATTTATATTGTCCACATTTTATCCGTTTTTGTTTCAGCTGTCTTCTTTCAGCTgtgctctagccagcgtccgtttttccgtcaattgacggaaattttctgcgtctgacggaaaatcttaaaaccaatccgtcaaccttgatgaacaaaaatccttgttggaagctacaggcggcttggggacgccgtccacggccgtaaaagccacacactgttttgctattgttatgattgttgacaatatgtctcggcgccctttcgcatacgataatctcattaaaacccgttttgcaaggtctcagttcagtccttctaatcaattttcgcggttttcgcgacgattgtaattggcggacggaaaaaaaattcgagctggctaaagccctgttcTAGAGGCAAATGTATACTCTGACAGAAACGTACCTGCACTGGTTTTAAAAACTACATTCAAGGGCCtgaatcacagcatagggggccCTACGCTCAAATTATACCAACTAGGACACTGGTCTATAAAAGTATGGCAAATATGAAAGGAAGATGCCATAACCATTATATAGAGGATAGTATGGTCTTTCAATTTTATGTTAAGGTACCATAAGCAACAAATAGGAATACAAGGCTTCAAGTTTATCAGAATTTCCCACTATCTTTCCAAATTAAATAATGACCAATATTGATATATTCAACCAGTAGTGCATGCTGTCTAGGATTATTTCTGTGAATGGACATTGTACTTGAAACTTGTGTTTTATGTGAATTTGCTTGGATGATACTTGTAGTAATAAGCTTATGAATGCACACTGCTGTAGCTGTATCATGTCAGTGAATGAGAGTTTTGTTCTAGGCTCATGAGAGAACCCACACAGGCGAGCGTCCGTACCACTGTCAGAGCTGCGGCAAGAGTTTCCGCAACAAGTCCCACCTCAACAGACACAGGTGCGCAGCTTGCTACTTTTATTTGTTTGGACCTCCATTAGCAACTGGTACTCTTCCTGGAGTTCTTAGATACATCAACTATTACAACCTaactacacacacaaacataaggAAACACACTTCTACAGtatcagggttctccccagaattttttagtatagtggaggggatGGCATAAATTACccgaaccaacgcgctgcgctttcatggaaataggttcattttgcaatgacagagggtgtcaaatactacaagtataacatatcatagtgattcctttgttgtgaagtggcaaaacgactattgttttggtCATCGCCCATTCAGAAGTTTTTTTGCAGACAAAAACATTGCCAACTGGAAGAGTGATGCcccttggcacaaaaatctgtgaattttcattaattttagcaaaactaaccaagaaaatagggaagaaacacactgaatttcaaaagtagtatagtggagctgggctaggagtatagtggagggcctcccttattccatgctctggggaggactctgagTATGTAGACAATACCCTTGAGTATTCAGCATTTGATGCccatgattgattgattgattgatcgatcgatcgatcgattggttgattgattgattttgattgattgattgatgttgattgattgattcttgtTCCACTGTAGACTGATTCACACAGGAGTAAAGAGTTACCAGTGTAACCTGTGTatgaaaattgattgattgattgattgattgattgattgattgcttgattgattgattgattgattctcATTCCACTGCAGACTGATTCACACAGGAGTGAAGAGTTATCAGTGTAACTTGTGCATGAAGAAGTTTACTCGACGGGAGGGCCTGAAGCTCCACATGCCCAAACATGCGGAGGATCACCCTTACCTGTGCCACATCTGTCTCAAGGCCTTCTCACAACAGGACCAGTTCACCAGGCACAAGGCACAGCACAACACCAGGGGGCTCAGGACACATGTGGACATGTAGCCACAGGACTTATAGTAACAGTTATGCATGTTTGTGATACCAATGATACCAAGCATTTCCTGATTACCTTCTTATCAGTTATTAACATATTTCAATGAGCATAGAAGTTTTTGcaaaatatacacccttctgatggaagggtgtatattttgcaaattt includes the following:
- the LOC118426921 gene encoding B-cell lymphoma 6 protein homolog isoform X2; protein product: MSSVHLHTVSDHASLLLMNLNSMRKKHHLCDVVLRIQDKHFPAHKAVLAGCSQWFYGKFVDQLSPRLTLTNSAHTSIISLNELTLKGFEPILEFAYTSKIRLTSSNVFDILSAASYLQMHKLMADCTSFMRSNVEVKFREPSERSGRGSEAEVTSNFSPPHDGSPLLNTSEAPGTLSEENMIGERNDNSMVSPNGDLNVSEGDKAQIGEDAASRSMSGSDNSRPHSNQSSAEKPSTLQSPGDSPAAQEQTVTVKMEQTDEDQPTCAQAATSQRNSVSNSEIMSSESSELEHHFGDGETPENDSHKSNRSDPNSLGSVVYPVSLHTFGGLWPDQSERGAAGNAGTENTAAQDTGTEPHDVMDQMATLQQQARNSFLEFQDKEDSTSSPYFPPGLETGESSNLRHLLTNQEPSSSGSPMIRDLLSVHAANATSMVAAPSVGRDAWFHSPEMVASMGLEGVLSTMSSPMASRMMAPNPNKTLQPYREKRVTCSICKSQFNMIGHLKQHLLQVHSHCPKLYLCDTCGAQFDDVLKLSNHMVTHKGRFSCQFCGKRCSQLSSLYAHERTHTGERPYHCQSCGKSFRNKSHLNRHRLIHTGVKSYQCNLCMKID
- the LOC118426921 gene encoding zinc finger and BTB domain-containing protein 44-like isoform X1, with amino-acid sequence MSSVHLHTVSDHASLLLMNLNSMRKKHHLCDVVLRIQDKHFPAHKAVLAGCSQWFYGKFVDQLSPRLTLTNSAHTSIISLNELTLKGFEPILEFAYTSKIRLTSSNVFDILSAASYLQMHKLMADCTSFMRSNVEVKFREPSERSGRGSEAEVTSNFSPPHDGSPLLNTSEAPGTLSEENMIGERNDNSMVSPNGDLNVSEGDKAQIGEDAASRSMSGSDNSRPHSNQSSAEKPSTLQSPGDSPAAQEQTVTVKMEQTDEDQPTCAQAATSQRNSVSNSEIMSSESSELEHHFGDGETPENDSHKSNRSDPNSLGSVVYPVSLHTFGGLWPDQSERGAAGNAGTENTAAQDTGTEPHDVMDQMATLQQQARNSFLEFQDKEDSTSSPYFPPGLETGESSNLRHLLTNQEPSSSGSPMIRDLLSVHAANATSMVAAPSVGRDAWFHSPEMVASMGLEGVLSTMSSPMASRMMAPNPNKTLQPYREKRVTCSICKSQFNMIGHLKQHLLQVHSHCPKLYLCDTCGAQFDDVLKLSNHMVTHKGRFSCQFCGKRCSQLSSLYAHERTHTGERPYHCQSCGKSFRNKSHLNRHRLIHTGVKSYQCNLCMKKFTRREGLKLHMPKHAEDHPYLCHICLKAFSQQDQFTRHKAQHNTRGLRTHVDM